One window of the Peromyscus leucopus breed LL Stock chromosome 17, UCI_PerLeu_2.1, whole genome shotgun sequence genome contains the following:
- the LOC114686972 gene encoding zinc finger protein 14-like produces the protein METAIVGLCRLDQDLVSFEDLAVNFTQEEWDLLDPSQKILYGDVMLETCRNFTAIGYECEDQKIEEHYEDPEVNIRHIISHSEYTQYEPEDCEQKPQDSNYLTRIEGYTETHTVNGPSECEVCLKSYGLYHLTYNGHHNYEYKECGGSQTVRKCYECNQCGKTLSSFNSLQRHQKIHIEERPYKCQQCSKAFRCLNALQSHERIHTGEKPYECKHCGTAFSRLTHLRLHEKVHTGEKHYECKQCDIVFKSQSSYHRHKIMHGETFYNCKECGKSFIYPSLLQMHERTHTGEKPYECKLCGKAFRYHSSIRLHERTHTGEKPYECKHCGKAFTRQSYLQFHERSHTGEKPYECKECGKAFRHHSYLRLHERRHTGEKPYQCIQCGRSFSRQSSFKRHQSVHAVENPYKCQQYLLPLSLFPSNA, from the exons atggagacagccattgttggactgtgCAGGCTGGATCAG GATCTGGTGAGCTTTGAGGATCTGGCTGTGAACTTCACCCAGGAAGAGTGGGATTTGCTAGATCCTTCTCAGAAGATTCTGTATGGAGATGTGATGCTGGAAACCTGCAGGAACTTCACTGCCATAG GATATGAATGTGAAGACCAGAAAATTGAAGAACATTATGAAGATCCTGAAGTAAATATAAG gcACATCATATCTCACTCTGAATATACACAGTATGAACCTGAGGACTGTGAACAGAAGCCACAGGACTCTAATTATCTTACAAGGATAGAAGGATACACGGAAACTCACACTGTGAATGGACCTTCTGAGTGTGAGGTATGTTTAAAATCCTATGGACTATATCACCTCACTTACAATGGACATCACAACTACGAATACAAGGAGTGTGGAGGAAGCCAAACTGTACGAAAATGTTATGAATGTAACCAATGTGGTAAAACTTTGAGTTCTTTCAATTCTCTtcaaagacatcagaaaattcatattGAAGAAAGACCATATAAGTGTCAACAGTGTAGTAAGGCCTTTAGATGTCTCAATGCCCTTCAGtcacatgaaagaattcatactggagaaaaaccttatgaatgtaaacaCTGTGGTACAGCTTTTAGCAGACTTACTCACCTGCGATTACATGAAAaagttcatactggagaaaaacactATGAATGTAAACAATGTGATATAGTTTTCAAATCTCAGAGTTCCtatcatagacataaaataatgcaTGGAGAAACATTTTATAATTGTAAAGAGTGTGGTAAGTCTTTCATTTACCCCTCTTTActtcaaatgcatgaaagaacTCATACAGGTGAAAAGCCTTATGAATGTAAActatgtgggaaagcctttagaTACCATTCTTCCATACGATTACATGAAAGAACTCATAcgggagaaaaaccctatgaatgtaaacactgtggtaaagcctttacacGTCAGAGTTATCTTCAGTTTCATGAAAGAagccacactggagagaaaccctatgaatgtaaagaatgtggtaaagcttttagGCATCACTCTTACCTTCGATTACATGAAAGaagacatactggagagaaaccgtaTCAGTGCATACAATGTGGCAGATCCTTCAGCCGACAGAGTTCCTTTAAGAGACATCAGTCTGTTCATGCTGTGGAAAACCCCTATAAGTGTCAACAATATCTACTTCCTTTATCCCTGTTTCcttcaaatgcatga